From the Ruminiclostridium josui JCM 17888 genome, one window contains:
- a CDS encoding cysteine hydrolase family protein: MKRALLVIDVQNEYITGKLPISYPPNSFSNILKVVDAANEKNIPVILIQHTSLAENAVTFKKGSNEWNIHPEILNKKHTQVVEKNLPGGFTNTNLEAVLKDLGIDTVTIAGFMTQMCCDTTARQAMHMGYSVEFLSDATGTLQLSNSAGNISAEDLHKAILVTQAARFSKVLSSDEWISNL, encoded by the coding sequence ATGAAAAGAGCATTACTGGTAATTGATGTGCAGAACGAGTATATAACTGGAAAGTTACCTATTTCATATCCCCCAAACAGTTTCAGCAACATTCTTAAGGTAGTGGATGCTGCCAACGAAAAAAATATACCTGTTATTCTGATTCAGCATACCTCACTCGCCGAGAATGCAGTGACATTTAAAAAAGGGAGCAATGAATGGAATATTCATCCTGAGATTTTAAATAAAAAGCATACTCAAGTAGTTGAGAAAAATTTGCCCGGCGGATTCACAAATACTAATTTAGAAGCTGTATTGAAGGATTTGGGTATTGATACTGTTACCATAGCAGGGTTTATGACTCAGATGTGCTGTGATACAACTGCAAGGCAGGCTATGCATATGGGTTATTCAGTTGAATTTTTGTCAGATGCAACCGGAACCCTTCAATTATCAAACAGTGCAGGTAATATTTCTGCAGAAGATCTTCATAAGGCTATTTTGGTTACGCAAGCAGCAAGATTCAGCAAAGTGCTTTCTTCAGATGAATGGATTAGCAATCTGTGA
- a CDS encoding AraC family transcriptional regulator produces MQDGTVWFDLDIYNTISTFDMVFSRDKLHLLFIKKGVLYVNINDKKLILTAVSIFCFNGHENFVIQNKCNVEVTILSFSPNVINSSFTVENIHNIPSNFSKTDRLDCLCLQPFIHRTGQYIGQIEVGLKQVDKINFLLKKIMDISENSYIFNKDFIYRSAILELLLIINQHSNKVILYDNTIQNTDNSSIIEDIVGYLHTFYTQNITIATITRNFNTNRTTLSKKFKEKLGVTPIDYLNRIRISKAALLLQESNMPINQIMIKVGFNNRNYFNKVFKKQTGLRPGEFRRNYRKPV; encoded by the coding sequence ATGCAAGATGGTACAGTTTGGTTTGATCTGGATATATATAATACTATATCTACATTTGATATGGTATTTTCCAGAGATAAACTTCATCTTCTGTTTATCAAGAAAGGAGTATTGTATGTAAATATAAACGATAAGAAGCTTATCCTTACGGCAGTATCTATTTTCTGCTTCAATGGACATGAAAACTTTGTAATACAGAATAAATGTAATGTAGAAGTAACTATACTTTCATTTTCTCCAAATGTTATTAACAGCTCATTTACAGTAGAAAATATACATAATATTCCTAGTAACTTTTCAAAAACAGACAGGCTTGATTGCCTTTGTCTTCAGCCATTTATACATCGTACAGGACAATACATCGGGCAAATAGAGGTTGGATTAAAGCAAGTAGATAAAATTAATTTTCTGTTGAAAAAAATTATGGACATATCCGAAAACAGTTATATTTTTAATAAGGACTTTATATACAGGTCTGCAATATTAGAACTTTTATTAATTATTAATCAACATTCGAACAAAGTCATATTATATGATAATACTATACAAAATACTGATAACTCAAGCATAATAGAGGATATAGTCGGTTATCTGCATACGTTTTATACTCAGAATATAACCATTGCAACGATAACACGCAACTTCAATACAAATAGAACAACACTTTCAAAGAAGTTTAAAGAAAAACTGGGGGTTACCCCTATAGATTATCTGAACAGAATAAGGATAAGTAAGGCGGCTTTGTTATTACAGGAATCAAATATGCCTATAAATCAGATAATGATTAAGGTAGGATTTAATAACCGCAATTATTTCAATAAAGTTTTTAAAAAGCAGACAGGGTTAAGACCTGGAGAATTTAGAAGAAATTATAGAAAACCTGTATGA
- a CDS encoding cyanophycinase: MEDLVNGNLLIIGGAEDKWGQSKVLKHAIEMCGGPESKIMVLTTATQKPEEVGKEYRNVFSRLGVKSIDVLNVDTRTDANSDSVAQKISSAAGVFFTGGDQLRITSILGGTKTAKVLMDMYKKGIPIIGTSAGASVMSSVMIVDGNGNSAARKCTLGMSPGLGFIEQVIIDQHFEQRGRLGRLLIGVAQNPSVLGIGIDEDTSIKVYSNASFEVIGTNCVTVIDGNTIQESNVSELKSEEIIALSNVTIHILPSGYGYDISQRKILMPKESKHN; encoded by the coding sequence ATGGAAGACTTGGTGAACGGTAACCTGTTGATAATTGGAGGGGCTGAAGATAAGTGGGGACAGAGTAAAGTTCTCAAACATGCCATTGAAATGTGCGGGGGACCGGAATCAAAAATTATGGTTTTGACAACAGCTACTCAAAAACCAGAGGAAGTTGGTAAGGAATATAGGAACGTTTTTTCAAGACTTGGAGTAAAATCCATTGACGTTTTAAATGTAGATACCAGAACAGATGCAAACAGCGACTCTGTGGCCCAAAAAATATCAAGTGCTGCAGGGGTTTTTTTTACAGGAGGCGACCAACTAAGGATTACAAGCATATTAGGTGGTACAAAAACTGCTAAAGTTCTTATGGATATGTATAAAAAGGGCATACCTATTATAGGAACAAGTGCGGGTGCTTCGGTAATGAGTAGTGTTATGATAGTTGACGGTAATGGGAATTCAGCAGCAAGAAAATGTACCCTTGGCATGTCTCCAGGACTTGGATTTATAGAGCAGGTTATAATAGATCAGCACTTTGAGCAAAGGGGAAGACTAGGCAGACTTTTGATAGGGGTTGCCCAAAACCCTTCTGTTCTGGGAATTGGTATAGATGAGGATACTTCAATAAAAGTTTATTCGAATGCATCCTTTGAGGTAATAGGTACAAATTGTGTTACGGTAATTGATGGGAATACCATTCAGGAATCAAATGTTTCAGAGCTGAAATCAGAGGAAATAATTGCATTGTCAAATGTCACCATACACATATTACCTAGTGGATACGGATATGATATCAGT